The following proteins are co-located in the Triticum aestivum cultivar Chinese Spring chromosome 1A, IWGSC CS RefSeq v2.1, whole genome shotgun sequence genome:
- the LOC123046687 gene encoding formin-like protein 16 yields MGRRLRRSERRRADAGEAGRCRGQIRRATMKPPRHREATTTAPPHAAAHSRSNGHARPLPYPRHPASSKRRSRRARTIGCHAPSADPQRQIRPAHIATTATNHAVVTSVEPHGGPSRPQPKPTEAGTKEQQKPPPDAVGRRPRHHHASPIPTSSREETIVGLVARSPGQPTAVGARPGQIWTRTTPAPPPKGRRPAATARRQGARAPPPAAKQRNGRPARPPTRRQAPRQPDAPARRSDPRPAPHAARGKSAPPPPMSAGLCPAAPSGGGGGGRPEGEARAAAARVCPRGPETSFFSSCRKIMWMEIHVLSTLKVKKHSSTY; encoded by the exons ATGGGGCGAAGGCTGAGACGATCCGAACGCAGACGAGCCGACGCCGGAGAAGCCGGCCGCTGCCGCGGGCAGATCCGTCGTGCCACCATGAAGCCGCCACGACACCGGGAGGCCACCACCACCGcacctccccacgccgccgcccacaGCCGGAGCAACGGCCACGCCCGACCGCTACCCTACCCGCGTCACCCGGCGAGCTCCAAGCGCCGGAGCCGCCGAGCACGCACAATTGGGTGCCACGCGCCGTCGGCCGACCCCCAACGCCAGATCCGGCCAGCACAcatcgccaccaccgccaccaaccACGCCGTTGTTACCTCCGTCGAACCGCACGGAGGTCCCAGCCGACCGCAGCCCAAGCCAACCGAAGCCGGCACCAAGGAGCAACAAAAGCCACCGCCAGATGCAGtcggccgccgcccccgccaccaccacGCCTCCCCTATCCCCACCAGCAGCAGGGAGGAGACGATCGTGGGCCTTGTTGCCCGCAGCCCCGGCCAGCCAACGGCCGTCGGCGCCAGACCCGGCCAGATCTGGACGCGGACGACCCCCGCGCCACCACCCAAAGGACGCCGCCCCGCAGCCACCGCGCGTCGACAAGGAGCTAGAGCGCCGCCACCCGCTGCCAAGCAGAGGAACGGCCGCCCCGCCCGCCCGCCAACTCGCCGCCAGGCCCCGCGGCAGCCTGACGCCCCCGCGCGCCGTTCGGACCCTCGTCCTGCGCCGCACGCGGCGAGAGGGAagagcgccccgccgccacctaTGTCGGCTGGGCTTTGCCCGGCAgcgccgagcggcggcggcgggggaggaagGCCGGAAGGGGAGGCCCGAgctgcggcggctagggtttgcccccGAGGACCCGagacttcttttttttcttcttgcaG GAAAATTATGTGGATGGAAATTCATGTACTCTCAACTCTCAAGGTGAAAAAACACTCGAGTACCTATTAG